From the Priestia koreensis genome, one window contains:
- a CDS encoding SDR family oxidoreductase: MKLSGNTILITGGASGIGLAFAEQFLTRDNTVIIVGRRAEKLAEAKEKFPSLHTRVADVSKEAERIELIRSVTEEFPGFNVLVNNAGIQQRVNLLHAKNDWSYYQKELAINIEGPVHLSMLCVPHFKEKEHAVIMNVTSGLAIQPGVWVPIYSATKAAMHSFSLTLREQLAETSVEVIEVLPPAVNTDLGGVGLHTFGASLDDFTKGIFAGLEAQKLEIGYGGTEERLHASKDETEQGMKTAWNNFLSKNPDF, translated from the coding sequence ATGAAGTTATCAGGAAATACGATTTTAATTACGGGCGGTGCCTCAGGGATTGGCCTTGCATTCGCAGAGCAGTTTCTAACGCGTGACAATACGGTTATTATCGTCGGAAGACGTGCAGAAAAATTGGCAGAGGCGAAAGAGAAATTCCCTTCTCTTCACACACGTGTTGCCGATGTTTCCAAAGAGGCAGAGCGAATAGAACTCATCCGCTCTGTGACAGAGGAATTTCCAGGTTTTAATGTCCTTGTGAACAATGCAGGTATTCAACAGCGCGTAAACCTTCTGCATGCTAAAAATGATTGGTCCTACTATCAGAAGGAACTGGCTATTAATATTGAAGGACCGGTGCATTTGTCCATGCTTTGCGTGCCACATTTTAAAGAAAAAGAACACGCGGTCATTATGAACGTCACGTCAGGTTTAGCAATTCAGCCAGGCGTTTGGGTACCTATCTATAGCGCGACAAAAGCAGCGATGCACTCCTTCTCTCTAACACTTCGTGAGCAGTTGGCAGAGACGAGTGTGGAAGTGATTGAAGTCCTTCCCCCTGCCGTAAACACGGACTTGGGTGGTGTTGGTCTTCATACGTTCGGAGCCTCGCTCGATGATTTTACAAAAGGAATTTTTGCAGGGCTCGAAGCACAGAAACTAGAAATAGGCTACGGCGGAACGGAAGAACGTCTTCATGCTTCAAAAGACGAGACAGAACAAGGAATGAAAACCGCATGGAACAACTTTTTATCGAAAAACCCTGATTTTTAA
- a CDS encoding TIGR04104 family putative zinc finger protein, translating into MQKCTCCGQSFSWKEVCKASAFLYSPLTCKNCGTEHTITVWTRLLMGLFISIPMTSIIFFLDRYHLSIGYQIISIFLYLVLITLFFPYLARYKRSKNNTNEHS; encoded by the coding sequence ATGCAAAAATGTACGTGCTGTGGACAATCATTTTCGTGGAAAGAAGTATGTAAAGCTAGCGCATTTCTATACTCACCGTTAACATGCAAAAATTGTGGAACAGAACATACGATTACAGTATGGACCCGATTACTGATGGGCTTATTTATCTCGATTCCCATGACGAGTATTATTTTTTTCCTTGATCGCTATCATCTCTCCATTGGCTACCAGATCATTTCTATTTTTCTTTATCTTGTACTTATCACGCTGTTCTTTCCGTATCTTGCTCGCTATAAACGCTCTAAAAATAATACGAACGAACATTCGTGA
- a CDS encoding DUF402 domain-containing protein: MIKRRYGDRADWQRILERRYVQEYIDTEAFTGYVTLLHMVKAANTLTVPYGEEQIKIVDDGYMWLQQFPQGQNHTITTTFNERGEFVQSYIDICKDSSVENGIPYWDDLFLDVVMLASGTIVEVDIEELERGIIDQPLYDLAWKEQ, translated from the coding sequence ATGATTAAAAGACGGTACGGAGATCGTGCTGATTGGCAACGCATCTTAGAAAGACGATATGTCCAAGAATATATTGACACAGAAGCGTTTACAGGATACGTGACGTTGCTTCATATGGTAAAGGCAGCGAATACGCTGACCGTTCCGTACGGCGAGGAGCAGATTAAAATTGTTGATGATGGCTACATGTGGCTTCAACAATTTCCACAGGGTCAGAATCACACCATTACGACTACTTTTAACGAACGAGGCGAATTTGTGCAGTCTTACATCGATATATGCAAGGACAGCTCTGTGGAAAATGGTATTCCTTACTGGGATGATCTTTTCTTAGACGTCGTCATGCTTGCATCCGGAACGATTGTTGAGGTTGACATTGAGGAACTTGAGCGAGGTATTATTGATCAACCTCTTTATGATTTAGCCTGGAAAGAACAATAG
- a CDS encoding C45 family autoproteolytic acyltransferase/hydolase: MSKFIVNVVQQRASSYEIGVTLGKAIKNSPLFATFASVTKSAITLSEMEAVFKSFSPQLIDELKGIADGLEIPYEQAAALFSGYDVPTLPEMGCSAFVNSLYYMRNYDFSPQLYDGIFSLIQPDQGYASCGYNLQLIGRHEGVNEHGLAIGLHFVNNKETQQGIAAWTSVRMVLEQCRSTDEAIRLLKEIPHSTCYNFSVGDQNGHTAAVEASPSLVMAREGVPILSCVNHFQQEEMSSKNRQATQGSTKRNGYIHSLGNNQSFKELFHAFSDEDSPLFYTDYEQLFGTMHTFGYSFRDQQIITALARGKATPFSFREWVDGHDLDATFFEGMIK, translated from the coding sequence ATGTCAAAATTTATCGTAAATGTCGTTCAACAACGAGCAAGTTCTTATGAGATAGGCGTCACGCTTGGGAAAGCTATTAAAAATTCACCGCTTTTTGCGACGTTTGCCTCCGTCACAAAATCCGCTATTACTCTATCAGAAATGGAAGCCGTCTTTAAAAGCTTCTCTCCTCAACTCATTGATGAGCTAAAAGGAATAGCGGACGGCCTGGAGATCCCATATGAGCAAGCGGCCGCGCTTTTTAGCGGTTATGACGTTCCGACTCTTCCCGAAATGGGCTGCTCTGCATTCGTAAACAGCCTCTATTATATGCGAAATTACGATTTTTCACCCCAACTATACGACGGGATTTTTTCCCTGATCCAACCAGACCAAGGTTACGCATCATGTGGCTATAACCTTCAGCTGATTGGTCGACATGAAGGAGTAAACGAACACGGATTAGCCATTGGTCTTCATTTCGTAAACAATAAGGAAACACAGCAAGGAATAGCGGCGTGGACGAGTGTAAGAATGGTGCTAGAACAATGCCGTTCAACAGATGAGGCGATTAGGCTACTAAAAGAAATACCTCATTCCACGTGCTACAATTTTTCTGTCGGTGATCAAAATGGGCATACGGCTGCCGTTGAGGCAAGCCCTTCCCTCGTCATGGCGCGCGAAGGAGTACCGATTCTTTCCTGTGTAAATCACTTTCAGCAAGAAGAGATGAGCAGCAAAAATCGTCAAGCTACGCAAGGATCAACAAAACGAAACGGATATATTCATAGTTTAGGAAATAACCAATCGTTTAAAGAATTATTTCACGCATTTAGCGACGAGGATTCACCTTTGTTTTACACGGATTATGAGCAATTATTTGGTACGATGCATACATTTGGTTATTCATTTCGTGATCAGCAAATCATCACAGCGCTTGCACGAGGAAAAGCGACACCCTTTTCGTTCCGCGAATGGGTAGACGGACATGATCTAGATGCGACGTTTTTTGAAGGAATGATTAAGTAG
- a CDS encoding DUF2332 family protein: MSATTEELERLRQTFQTFAEAECKGSSALYQTLSRQIAKDDELLQLASYCRSGQPIPNLFLGAVHYLLLQGIDHPLKAVYPSLTRDVANTREAFSLFKSFCKCYETDMTYILQTEGHGRWFEWKL; the protein is encoded by the coding sequence ATGAGTGCTACTACGGAGGAACTTGAACGGCTAAGACAAACGTTTCAAACATTTGCAGAAGCAGAGTGTAAAGGATCAAGTGCACTTTATCAAACGCTTTCTCGTCAAATTGCCAAAGACGATGAGTTACTACAGCTTGCCTCCTACTGTAGGTCAGGACAGCCCATCCCGAACCTTTTTCTGGGCGCTGTACATTATTTGCTGTTGCAAGGAATAGATCATCCGCTAAAAGCGGTGTATCCAAGTCTTACACGCGACGTTGCTAACACACGAGAAGCGTTTTCATTATTTAAGAGCTTTTGTAAGTGTTATGAGACAGATATGACATACATTCTCCAAACAGAAGGTCACGGGCGGTGGTTTGAGTGGAAATTATGA
- a CDS encoding AlkZ-related protein, producing the protein MNDNLINTYEEAKQVVSELGFLPLAPLFPEFPSLQSITNRECWYTDEPNDPWTWRTKFAADGVAAYGKFLKKKSVLISKELFPLVQVLLGSEDSLRKRYENGNLSKEALQLFEIIEANEGIDTRLLRTQAEIREKEKKKPFDQALVELQGNIDIVVSGIKEKHNELVEKKSWSSTSFETMTHWVQKNRVETFRGTKKEAKELLYTHFSAVTTPPAFAKFKKLFAL; encoded by the coding sequence ATGAACGATAACTTAATTAATACGTATGAAGAGGCAAAACAAGTAGTAAGCGAACTCGGTTTCTTACCGCTTGCTCCACTTTTTCCAGAGTTTCCGTCCTTACAAAGCATAACAAATCGAGAGTGTTGGTACACGGATGAACCAAATGATCCGTGGACGTGGAGAACGAAATTTGCAGCAGACGGGGTTGCCGCCTACGGAAAGTTTCTGAAAAAGAAGTCCGTTCTTATTTCAAAAGAGCTTTTCCCACTCGTTCAAGTCCTTCTTGGAAGCGAAGATTCACTAAGAAAGCGTTATGAGAATGGAAATCTCTCAAAAGAAGCGCTTCAGCTTTTTGAAATTATTGAAGCTAATGAAGGCATTGACACAAGGTTGCTTCGCACACAAGCGGAAATAAGAGAAAAAGAGAAGAAGAAACCTTTTGATCAAGCGTTAGTGGAGCTTCAAGGAAACATAGATATTGTCGTTTCAGGTATTAAAGAAAAACACAATGAGCTAGTGGAAAAGAAGAGCTGGAGTAGCACGTCATTTGAAACAATGACACACTGGGTGCAAAAAAACAGAGTAGAAACGTTTCGTGGTACAAAAAAAGAAGCAAAAGAGCTTCTTTATACACACTTTTCAGCTGTCACTACACCGCCAGCCTTTGCAAAATTTAAAAAGCTTTTTGCGTTATAA
- a CDS encoding 5-carboxymethyl-2-hydroxymuconate Delta-isomerase: MPHFILEYTDNIKQEARISLLLEKVNDLLISKSPLFPVGGIRSRAIELHDYRVADGKEDDAFVHATLKIGAGRSEADKKNVCEELFAVIKEHFAETYERRYLALSLELIEFSEAGTYKHNNIHGRFRK, from the coding sequence ATGCCTCATTTTATTTTGGAATATACCGATAACATTAAGCAGGAAGCGCGCATATCACTACTTTTAGAAAAGGTGAATGATCTACTAATTTCAAAGTCTCCCCTTTTCCCTGTCGGTGGCATTCGCTCGCGGGCAATTGAACTTCACGACTATCGCGTTGCTGATGGAAAGGAAGACGATGCGTTCGTTCATGCAACGTTAAAAATTGGCGCTGGGCGTTCAGAAGCTGATAAAAAAAACGTATGTGAGGAGCTGTTTGCCGTCATAAAGGAGCATTTTGCTGAAACGTACGAACGACGCTATCTAGCCCTCTCATTAGAGCTGATTGAATTCAGTGAAGCAGGCACGTACAAGCATAATAATATTCATGGGCGATTTCGGAAATAG
- a CDS encoding bifunctional transcriptional activator/DNA repair enzyme AdaA, translating into MIRDQKEVDTFYQMLIERNSSYEGTFFVGVKTTGIFCRPTCPAKKPKKENCEFFRTAKEAALASYRPCKRCQPLNTPSTLSPEVKKLVEAIEENPQRKWSDKDFDDLAISANTARRQFKKQFGMTFIEYARARRLGTAFQHIRNGKPLIYTQMDSGFESSNGFRDAFTRIMGDVPKKNKNITLLTAKWMETALGSMIAIADEHELYLLEFVDRRGLEKEIERMRVKLSVAIVPGTNELLEELEQQLGEYFEGERSSFDIPLTDKIGLSFQKNVWRLLREIPPGKTISYKELAIQAGNPKAYRAVARANGTNQIAILIPCHRVITSNGELGGYAGGLQRKAWLLELEKMKEGCHENLTVY; encoded by the coding sequence ATGATTCGTGACCAAAAAGAAGTGGATACGTTTTATCAAATGCTTATTGAGCGTAATTCAAGCTACGAAGGTACATTTTTTGTCGGGGTGAAGACAACCGGCATCTTTTGCCGACCAACATGTCCCGCGAAAAAGCCGAAAAAAGAAAACTGCGAATTTTTCCGAACAGCGAAGGAGGCAGCGCTTGCCTCATATAGACCTTGTAAGAGATGTCAGCCGCTGAATACGCCGAGCACCTTATCACCTGAAGTGAAAAAACTAGTAGAGGCCATTGAAGAAAATCCACAGCGAAAATGGAGTGACAAGGACTTTGATGATCTAGCTATTAGCGCCAATACAGCGAGACGCCAATTTAAAAAGCAATTTGGTATGACGTTTATTGAGTATGCAAGAGCGAGACGTCTCGGTACAGCCTTTCAGCACATCCGAAACGGTAAGCCGCTCATCTATACGCAAATGGACAGTGGATTCGAATCAAGCAACGGATTTCGCGATGCTTTTACGCGAATTATGGGCGATGTCCCGAAAAAAAACAAAAACATTACGCTGTTAACAGCCAAATGGATGGAAACAGCGTTAGGCTCAATGATTGCGATTGCAGATGAGCATGAGCTTTATTTATTGGAATTTGTGGATCGAAGAGGCCTTGAAAAAGAAATTGAACGAATGCGTGTCAAATTGTCTGTCGCAATCGTTCCAGGTACAAATGAACTTCTTGAGGAGCTTGAACAGCAGCTTGGGGAATATTTTGAAGGCGAGCGCTCTTCTTTTGACATTCCGCTCACTGATAAAATTGGATTAAGCTTTCAGAAAAACGTTTGGCGACTGCTACGTGAAATTCCCCCTGGCAAAACGATTAGCTACAAGGAATTAGCCATTCAAGCAGGCAATCCAAAAGCCTACCGTGCCGTAGCACGCGCAAACGGAACGAATCAAATTGCTATTCTCATTCCTTGTCATAGAGTCATTACTTCAAACGGTGAACTTGGTGGGTATGCGGGAGGACTGCAACGAAAAGCGTGGCTACTCGAACTTGAAAAAATGAAGGAAGGTTGTCACGAAAACTTAACCGTATATTAG
- a CDS encoding nucleotidyltransferase family protein, whose translation MLRTRQDITNLIKEDEWMMEILRGAAALNLPDWWVCAGFIRSKVWDTLHDYEERTPMPDVDVVYFDPEEIDEAFEKELEQRLREINPSIPWSVKNEARMHTVNGLAPYTSTVDAISKFPETATAFGVTLDEGGEIKLAAPCGVEDLLTMTLAPTSYFKKDKNRLQLYENRVKQKNWSEIWPKVTILTRW comes from the coding sequence ATGCTAAGAACGAGGCAGGACATTACGAATCTTATTAAAGAGGACGAGTGGATGATGGAGATTCTACGGGGAGCTGCGGCATTAAATCTTCCTGACTGGTGGGTGTGCGCTGGTTTCATCCGCTCCAAAGTGTGGGATACGTTGCATGATTACGAGGAGCGAACACCAATGCCAGACGTTGATGTCGTGTATTTTGACCCAGAAGAAATTGACGAAGCATTCGAAAAGGAGCTCGAACAACGTTTGCGAGAAATCAATCCCTCTATACCATGGTCTGTGAAAAACGAAGCACGAATGCATACGGTGAATGGTCTTGCGCCTTACACATCGACTGTAGATGCCATTTCAAAATTTCCTGAAACCGCTACGGCTTTTGGCGTAACGTTAGATGAGGGAGGGGAGATTAAGCTTGCGGCCCCCTGTGGAGTGGAAGACCTTTTGACAATGACGCTTGCACCTACTTCTTACTTTAAAAAAGATAAAAACAGGCTACAGCTTTATGAAAACCGAGTTAAACAGAAAAATTGGTCGGAAATTTGGCCGAAAGTAACCATTTTAACTAGGTGGTGA
- a CDS encoding GNAT family N-acetyltransferase, translating to MANIHFRSIDDTNELLVRNIKIKREQEHFIETVDQCLQEASTYSEWQPVAIYNDDIIIGFAMYGSFGDSCDTWIDRIMIDEKYQGKGYGKTAMKQLIDHVSKEYGVNVVYLSIIEENRQAYHLYTKIGFTFINERDPNGELIFKYTIA from the coding sequence ATGGCAAACATTCATTTTAGATCAATCGATGACACAAACGAACTTCTTGTTCGAAACATAAAAATTAAGCGTGAACAAGAGCACTTTATCGAAACGGTGGATCAGTGTCTACAAGAAGCCAGTACATACTCTGAGTGGCAGCCGGTCGCTATTTATAACGATGATATCATCATCGGATTTGCTATGTACGGTTCCTTTGGTGATTCTTGTGACACGTGGATTGATCGCATTATGATTGATGAAAAATACCAGGGCAAAGGGTACGGGAAGACAGCCATGAAGCAACTCATTGACCATGTGTCAAAAGAGTACGGGGTTAACGTCGTTTACTTAAGCATTATTGAAGAAAATAGACAAGCCTATCACTTGTACACCAAGATCGGTTTTACGTTTATCAACGAACGTGATCCAAACGGTGAGCTCATATTTAAATACACCATTGCTTAG
- the pbp4b gene encoding penicillin binding protein PBP4B: MKRSTVISSALSLSLLFSGAVTVSASGTSVVASKDHHPNHGKQVRYPTLKKTNHPEDVGFSSEKLKKVDQLIEEDVKNGFPGAVLLIVKDGKIVKNTAYGYAKKYDGLTPLKHPQKMKTDTMFDLASNTKMYAVNFALQKLVSEKKINLNARVQDYIPEFHDQPGDQIKGKDTLRIIDILHHSAGFPPDPQYFKPTAGGGALYSQERGKTLQLISKTPLQYEPGTKNIYSDVDYMLLGYIIENITGEQLDRYVENHIYKPLGLKHTMFNPLQKGFKPRDFAATELMGNTRDGVINFPNVRTYTLQGEVHDEKAFYSMGGVSGHAGLFSNTNDLAVLLQVMLNNGGYGNVKLFDKATIDEFVQPSELNPTYGLGWRRNGDASMEWMFGPYASENVVGHTGWVGTLTVIDREENLGIVLLTNKKHSPLVDPKVDSNKFAGDAFGTGKYGSVVTAVYEALQK, encoded by the coding sequence ATGAAGCGTTCTACTGTTATTTCATCAGCTTTATCATTATCACTGCTATTTTCAGGTGCGGTAACCGTGTCAGCATCAGGTACATCGGTTGTCGCATCGAAAGATCATCATCCAAACCATGGTAAGCAAGTGAGGTATCCCACTTTGAAAAAGACAAATCATCCTGAAGACGTTGGGTTTTCATCCGAAAAACTAAAAAAAGTTGATCAGCTTATTGAGGAAGACGTAAAAAATGGGTTTCCTGGTGCTGTTCTTCTTATTGTAAAAGACGGCAAAATCGTCAAAAACACCGCCTATGGCTACGCCAAAAAATATGACGGCTTAACACCGCTGAAGCACCCTCAAAAAATGAAAACCGATACGATGTTTGATCTTGCGTCCAATACGAAAATGTATGCGGTCAATTTTGCCCTTCAAAAGCTTGTAAGTGAGAAAAAGATTAATTTAAATGCTCGTGTACAAGACTACATTCCGGAATTTCATGACCAGCCTGGTGACCAAATTAAAGGAAAAGATACGCTTCGCATCATTGATATCCTTCATCACAGCGCGGGTTTCCCACCAGATCCTCAATATTTTAAACCAACTGCAGGTGGAGGAGCACTTTATTCCCAAGAGCGTGGTAAAACGCTTCAACTGATCTCCAAAACACCGCTTCAATATGAACCTGGAACGAAAAACATCTATAGTGACGTCGATTATATGCTGCTTGGCTATATTATTGAGAACATTACGGGTGAACAGCTTGATCGGTACGTAGAAAATCATATCTATAAGCCGCTAGGGCTGAAGCATACGATGTTTAACCCTCTTCAAAAGGGATTTAAGCCTCGTGATTTTGCCGCAACCGAATTAATGGGGAATACGCGTGATGGAGTCATTAACTTCCCGAACGTTCGTACATATACCCTACAAGGAGAAGTTCATGATGAGAAAGCCTTTTACTCAATGGGCGGGGTGTCCGGTCATGCGGGATTATTTTCAAATACAAACGACTTAGCCGTTCTCCTGCAAGTTATGCTGAATAACGGCGGATATGGAAACGTGAAGCTGTTTGACAAAGCGACAATTGATGAATTTGTTCAGCCATCAGAACTAAATCCTACGTATGGATTAGGTTGGAGACGGAACGGAGACGCGAGCATGGAGTGGATGTTTGGTCCATATGCGAGTGAGAACGTTGTTGGTCATACGGGCTGGGTTGGAACGCTGACCGTTATCGACCGCGAGGAAAATCTCGGGATTGTGCTACTTACCAATAAAAAGCATTCTCCACTTGTTGATCCGAAGGTGGATTCGAACAAATTTGCCGGAGACGCGTTTGGAACCGGGAAATATGGTAGCGTCGTGACGGCTGTGTATGAGGCGCTGCAAAAATAA
- a CDS encoding GNAT family N-acetyltransferase yields the protein MVVTIKTYQERNEDQLMELLQACFEEKSVRSLMNRAHDVYAAMVGTELAGIVFSWSNSFHPFCTYIRILCHPCYRHLQVEEKLVEKALDNRKDSLPLQTSIWETSVSLKELYTKKGFKEIRRTYMTTLKVAHVVEHPFDRSENAELKTLADIEANKHLTDELAGLVKRHYEETHLDNPVAHFSVSEWKDMIFADDVMKNGSYVLVDQSERHIAAYSFLHEGSQENFVELGWFGASDDEALILPIIQQQILDSLNNGIELITGEFDTTSTYAMNVLKHFPFAPSPTWITYRLT from the coding sequence ATGGTCGTAACGATTAAAACGTATCAAGAAAGAAACGAAGATCAGTTGATGGAATTGCTACAGGCATGCTTTGAGGAAAAAAGTGTACGTAGTCTGATGAATCGTGCGCATGATGTGTACGCAGCTATGGTCGGTACAGAGCTCGCCGGAATTGTATTCTCATGGTCAAATAGCTTTCACCCATTTTGCACATACATACGAATTTTATGTCACCCCTGTTATCGACATTTACAGGTAGAGGAGAAATTAGTAGAGAAGGCTCTAGACAATCGAAAAGACTCACTTCCCCTTCAGACGTCGATTTGGGAAACGTCTGTTAGCTTGAAAGAGCTGTATACGAAAAAAGGATTCAAAGAAATTAGACGAACGTACATGACGACGTTAAAGGTCGCTCATGTAGTAGAACATCCTTTTGATCGTTCTGAAAATGCTGAACTAAAAACCCTTGCTGATATAGAAGCAAATAAGCATTTAACAGATGAATTAGCGGGTCTTGTGAAGCGCCATTACGAAGAGACACACCTTGACAATCCGGTTGCTCACTTTTCAGTAAGTGAATGGAAAGACATGATTTTTGCTGACGATGTGATGAAAAACGGAAGTTATGTTCTGGTCGATCAAAGCGAACGTCATATCGCGGCGTATTCGTTTCTCCATGAAGGCTCGCAGGAAAACTTTGTGGAATTAGGGTGGTTTGGTGCGTCAGACGACGAGGCGCTCATTCTCCCAATCATACAGCAACAAATTTTAGATTCGCTCAACAATGGAATAGAATTAATTACGGGAGAGTTTGATACGACAAGCACCTATGCAATGAACGTATTAAAGCATTTCCCATTTGCGCCAAGTCCGACTTGGATCACCTATCGGTTAACATAG
- a CDS encoding GNAT family N-acetyltransferase has protein sequence MNIKLKSITRQNWEDAIALQVEKGQQGFVPSVAVSLAKTYVKPDGDHITYVPFAIYNKEKMVGFVMHAYEPGSTNMYWINGFLIDSAYQGKGYGKVAILALIEWIRTSFPLCEEIRLTVYDDNQKATRLYKSIGFQETEHYYDDERVWFYRVT, from the coding sequence ATGAATATTAAGCTAAAATCAATTACGAGACAAAATTGGGAAGACGCAATTGCACTTCAAGTAGAGAAGGGGCAGCAAGGCTTCGTTCCTAGCGTCGCCGTCTCTCTTGCAAAAACATATGTAAAGCCTGACGGTGATCACATCACTTACGTTCCATTTGCAATTTATAATAAAGAAAAGATGGTAGGGTTTGTGATGCATGCGTATGAACCAGGTAGTACAAACATGTATTGGATTAACGGGTTTTTGATTGATTCCGCTTACCAAGGAAAAGGATACGGAAAGGTAGCTATCTTAGCGCTTATCGAATGGATACGAACTAGCTTTCCACTGTGCGAAGAAATTCGTTTAACGGTGTATGATGATAATCAAAAAGCGACGCGTCTTTATAAATCCATCGGCTTTCAAGAAACAGAGCACTATTACGATGATGAACGGGTATGGTTTTACAGAGTTACTTAA
- a CDS encoding CoA transferase, with protein sequence MSNRELTDMLNDAYHNPIKEDDGFDIYKELEKVLADVGLSPEDAGGNISFYGKDPIAPSTLRLASAAGIALVAKSVAVAKLWRGKGGKGQDIHMDLRKALRRLSPFYDKKWERINGYAPGKANDPYNPLNFTFYKTRDGKWVMPLNPYPRSKNEALKLLNCTEDKSAVAHAIMQWDSAELEKTASERGVIMPVVRTLEEFMKEPVYDVISKLPLIQIEKIGESDPEPIPDGAESPLDGIRALGLGHVIAGAGMGRALALHGADVLNVWRPTDWEHDMVYYTSNVGMRSTTLDLNNVEGKQKMNDLLADADIFFANRRYGFLEQYSLTAEDAAQIRPGIIHCTVNLHGTEGPWANRNGFDQTAGCVTGVMALEGSSDNPKLPPISIVNDYAISWLLEVGALVALERRAREGGSYRVSISLDRVSLWIMSMGIFDKQYVAQTAGKTEEHEFVAPDLFTAETPCGIYRGVTDQVQMSETPGEYKTVLVPRGSCRPEWLS encoded by the coding sequence ATGAGCAATAGAGAATTAACAGATATGTTGAATGACGCCTACCATAACCCTATTAAAGAGGACGACGGCTTTGACATCTATAAAGAGCTTGAAAAAGTACTAGCGGATGTCGGGTTATCTCCAGAGGATGCTGGAGGAAACATTTCCTTTTACGGAAAAGATCCGATTGCACCCAGTACGCTTCGCCTTGCATCAGCAGCAGGAATTGCCTTAGTGGCCAAATCCGTTGCCGTTGCTAAACTGTGGAGAGGAAAAGGTGGAAAAGGACAAGACATTCATATGGACCTACGTAAAGCGCTTCGACGTCTATCACCTTTCTATGATAAAAAGTGGGAGCGAATAAATGGTTATGCGCCAGGAAAAGCGAATGATCCATATAATCCGTTAAACTTTACCTTTTATAAAACGCGGGACGGAAAGTGGGTTATGCCACTAAATCCATATCCTCGATCTAAAAACGAAGCGTTAAAACTGTTAAACTGCACGGAAGATAAATCAGCCGTGGCTCATGCTATTATGCAATGGGACTCAGCTGAACTTGAAAAAACAGCTTCCGAGCGCGGAGTTATTATGCCTGTGGTTCGCACATTAGAAGAATTTATGAAAGAGCCTGTGTATGACGTCATTTCAAAACTTCCGCTCATTCAGATTGAAAAAATTGGAGAAAGCGATCCTGAACCGATTCCAGATGGTGCAGAATCTCCGCTTGATGGAATCCGTGCTTTAGGTCTTGGACATGTTATTGCAGGTGCTGGAATGGGTCGAGCACTTGCGTTGCACGGTGCAGATGTATTGAACGTATGGAGACCGACCGATTGGGAGCACGACATGGTATATTACACGTCTAATGTCGGAATGCGCTCGACAACTCTTGATCTTAATAACGTTGAAGGAAAACAAAAAATGAACGATCTGCTTGCTGATGCAGACATTTTCTTTGCCAATCGACGCTACGGTTTTCTGGAACAATACAGTCTAACAGCTGAAGACGCGGCGCAAATTCGACCAGGCATCATTCACTGTACGGTTAATCTCCACGGAACAGAAGGGCCGTGGGCAAATCGAAATGGATTTGATCAAACGGCAGGGTGTGTGACAGGGGTGATGGCATTAGAAGGTTCTTCCGATAATCCGAAGTTACCACCAATCTCTATCGTGAATGATTATGCCATTTCGTGGCTGCTTGAAGTAGGCGCACTCGTTGCGCTTGAGCGACGTGCTCGAGAAGGTGGAAGCTATCGTGTGAGCATCTCATTGGATCGAGTTTCATTATGGATTATGTCAATGGGGATTTTTGATAAACAGTATGTAGCACAAACGGCAGGTAAAACAGAAGAGCATGAATTTGTTGCGCCAGATCTGTTTACAGCTGAAACGCCATGTGGCATTTACCGAGGGGTAACAGACCAAGTTCAAATGTCTGAAACACCTGGTGAATATAAAACGGTTCTTGTTCCAAGAGGGTCGTGTCGTCCAGAATGGCTGTCCTAA